The following are from one region of the Poecilia reticulata strain Guanapo linkage group LG7, Guppy_female_1.0+MT, whole genome shotgun sequence genome:
- the LOC103468117 gene encoding uncharacterized protein LOC103468117 isoform X4, with the protein MNFPLSGSQCDGNRNVITLWFITGRTNGNLLLFSAAQQDRISSSANALVNIYGAAGEEVSISCGFSFSGAWKIFCRENCEGGNILIETRQPTAQRGRYRTECVEEASPNGVFSLYVSISALTRSDEGWYRCGLGDSSSSVSYQDFRLVVVDDLLESNKVHHLHKDAGSSLTVACSFKSSGRKRLFCRGXCEEVLVLTDGVTAEKGRYKIEYEEQISRTVLLVTITQLVQSDSGWYQCKLDRTGSSSLYGDFHVSVRTASTPSTGTSFSSSSGSFTPSLPSETSGLNQENSTSKGSPTHMTAGFILMSVGLTLIIITALLTVALLVCCTKQFGKHQRDSRRRRDDGVKMEDIYENVSSHDSTYQSLSPANTNQNLIYSTLSQPK; encoded by the exons atgaACTTTCCTCTCAGTGGCTCTCAGTgtgatggaaacagaaatgtaatCACTCTGTGGTTTATCACAGGAAGAACTAACGGCAACTTGTTGCTCTTCTCTGCAGCCCAGCAGGACAGAATCAGCAGTTCTGCTAATGCACTGGTAAATATATAtggagcagctggagaagaGGTCAGCATTTCTTGtggcttttctttctctggAGCCTGGAAGATCTTCTGCAGGGAAAACTGTGAAGGAGGAAACATCCTGATTGAAACAAGACAACCTACCGCTCAGAGAGGAAGATACAGAACTGAATGTGTTGAAGAAGCTAGTCCTAATggtgttttttctctctatgTGAGCATCTCAGCGCTGACCCGGTCCGATGAAGGATGGTACCGATGCGGTTTGGGCGACTCGTCATCATCAGTTTCATACCAAGACTTCAGACTGGTTGTTGTAGACG ACCTGCTGGAGTCAAACAAAGTTCATCACCTCCATAAAGACGCTGGCAGCTCACTGACAGTCGCCTGTTCCTTTAAAAGCTCTGGAAGGAAACGACTGTTCTGCAGAGGAGRATGTGaagaagttctggttctgactgatGGAGTCACAGCTGAAAAAGGCAGATACAAGATAGAATATGARGAACAAATATCCAGAACAGTTCTGTTGGTGACCATCACACAGCTGGTCCAGTCTGACTCAGGATGGTACCAGTGTAAACTGGACAGAACTGGTTCAAGTAGTTTATATGGAGATTTTCATGTCTCTGTCAGAACTG CCTCCACACCATCAACTGGAACCAGTTTCAGCTCCAGTTCAGGAAGCTTCACACCTTCACTTCCCTCTGAAACCTCTGGTCTGAATCAGGAGAACTCGACATCTAAAGGTTCACCAACCCACA TGACAGCTGGTTTTATTCTGATGTCTGTGGGTCTGACTCTGATTATCATCACCGCGCTGCTGACAGTGGCTCTGCTGGTTTGTTGCACAAAACAATTTGGTAAACATCAGAGAG attcaaggaggaggagagacgaTGGAGTAAAGATGGAG GACATTTATGAGAACGTTTCCTCTCATGACTCAACCTACCAGAGCCTCAGTCCTGCCAACACAAACCAGAACCTGATCTACTCTACACTCTCACAGCCCAAATGA